In Chaetodon auriga isolate fChaAug3 chromosome 22, fChaAug3.hap1, whole genome shotgun sequence, the genomic window CACAGGATGAATTGGGAACTGTAGATTAGCTGTGCCCTGTCCAAGGTTTACCCCACGACTATCCACTGTGTGCTGGGACAGGCACCAGTCCCCCTGTGGCCACCAACgttatttaaaataaagttgaatgtattttttctcaAGCTAAAAGTAAATGCAAAGAAACGGGGTATACGTGCATGCATGTATTCAagtgtgcatgtctgcatgtagTGGTATGTAAGTGGCTTTCTATGCAGGGGTAGTAGATACTGCTATTAATGTGGGTGTGCTCAAATTATGATTGGTGGacagggaaaaataaaataaaataaaaaagcatcaAGAGGGATGGAATCTGGTTTACAACTAATGAATGAGGAGAAACCACAGGGTGTTTTTGATGGCGGTGTATGCATTTTCTGTTCTTCTGCTATTATGACAGAGCAGAgccaaagacacacagagacctTGTGAACTCGCTGTCTTCACTTGTCCCCACAGAGACCGATGCAAAAGCGAACCACGTGTCTAGCGGCATATACACCGCACACAATCAAAGAAGTACTTTAAAACTTTCCAGACATTTTTTGGGGAACTGGAGATAGGGTTTTCGTGCAAcatctgcttctgttttctaCCAAGAAGTGAATGAGGGGTCCAGTTTCAGCCTGCATATACACAGAAGATGTaacatatttcagatttttctgaGGGGGTCGGGGTGGATGGTGGGCATACACAGTGTGTGACACCAGAATCAAGGGTCTGTATGCAGATTCCTGTCTGTACATTAGAACATTAGAAAATATGTTGTCAGTGTATGTTTTACttttataaaaacattttatcaggTAAGTAATTTAACAACATGTCTTCATCATGTTAATAACATAATTCAATGGACATTACTTTTCCCTCAAAACAAAAGGTGTGTGTAAACAAATTTCTCAGTATTCATGTGAAGAGGAGATTTGCctattattgtgtttttaaaaaataaaatacaaccCTGTTCAGCACGTTTTAAAACGTCGGGACAGGGTCATGTTTAGCGctctgctgcatcacctcttcttttaacagcACTCCGTGTTCTGTTTCAGCAGAGTTTCTAGGAGCCAGAGTACCAGGAtcaaacagaggagacaggaggcgAAGGATGGTTTAACAACTGAATGAATATCAAGGAAAATATGCAAGAGACGAGGCCAGACGAGGCAGAGTCCAGCGTCACTGAGTTTGAGTTGAGACAAGTTCTTcggtgagagcagacagacagggcatgGACGACGACAGGTGAGGAGTAGCATCtgggaactgaggagaccagTTCCTATCAAAGCGGAGCAAATGCAGGTGTGTGGTTCCATGGTGTAATGGTTAGCACTCTGGACTTTGAATCCAGTGATCCGAGTTCAAATCTCGGTGGAACCTACCTAATACTAACAGATCAATTCAGTCTTCAAAGTGGAAGCGGTCTTGTCATACCATGGTCATAGTGCTTACTTTGGCCTGCTCTCCTACAGAGCAGATTCTTAGCTGATacccttgtttttctctgccaaaTGTTTTGGAAAGTGCATCCTGGATACTTACTCATGACAGGCTTCTAATATACTTGTTACCACTTTTATTACTTCTGAGTGCTGTGCGAGCGTCACCTCCAAACAGCCCAAGCCtttttgctgtgtctgtcaTTGGATCAGGACGgacaaaatatgacaaaatctgtgagctgcacagactTTGAGCGACTGACTGAGAGAATTGCACAGCTTGAAAATAGAATTGCAACAATGCTGCATCAAATACGTGAGAATGAGCAATTCACTGACTCTGTAGCAGCCTCTGTATAAGTACAGACTCTTAAACATGGCATTACTTCAGCTGTGGAGCATCCTGGCACAGATTTGGATGACACACCGCCCTGGATGTGTCCTAACACCACCGGAACAGCTGATGATCCTCCTGAACGAGCCTTCACTGATGATGTTTCTTACTGGCACAGCACTGGCACCAGACCAAGAGCATCCACTCCAGCCAGGGCTTGGTCTGTCATACTCCGCACAGGCAAGAGCAAAGAGCAAGAAATGAAATACGAGGGCACCAGCGCTCATTCCATCACTTGAACTCTCACTGCAAAACAGGACTGTCACAGTCTGTCCAAAATAAGCCATTTTTTGTGACTGCAAGACAGATTTATCTGAAAAAGCCTCCTATGCTGTTGCACCTATCCAGGTGCTTAAAAGAAGCGCACCTCTACAGTGACTTCACGTTAAACACATCAGGGGTCAGTGAACTGATTATTTGGGGGGTGGGTTTTCGTATTTATTATTAAGTGTTCTGACTTCACTCAGTGTTAGTGTTAAGTGATGTTAATAAATGAAAGCAACAGAGCACTTGGGTTTCTGTCTTAATTGAAACAGAGATGCCTTGCAAAAGTTGGTGCCGAAACCCGGGAGATGAATTAAAGACACAACGAAAAGTCAATCTGTATGCATGACAAGGACgaggacaaaaaagaagaacaataGCTGAAATAGaccatgagaggaaaaaaaagatcctAAATCTGTGCCTCTACAACAAAGTTACTGAATAAGATTGATGATGAACTTGGTGGAGAAACAAGGAATGGTAAGATTCCGGAGGTGGTGACGGTGATGGTCAACTGATGGTTCCATGGTGTAATGGTTAGCACTCTGGACTTTGAATCCAGTGATCCGAGTTCAAATCTCGGTGGAACCTACCTTAATAATAACAGACCAATTCAGCCTTCAAAGTTAAAGCAGTCCTGAGCTACCATAGTGCTGTTGCATCTACTTTCTGATCTCTGGAAACAGAAGGCCAATGTCATATTAGTATTATTTCTCAGTACTGTGCAAGCATGACCTCCAAACAGCCCAGgccttttttctgtgtctgtgactggaAACCCAGGATCAGGACAGAGAGAATATGAcaaaatctgtgagctgcacagagtgtcagccatgtttgttttcccAGGCCCATCAGTGCTCTCCCCCACTGATCCACCAGGTACCCTTggactttctctcttttccctaTGACCTGACCgcccacccaaacacacacctgctctcacTTCCCTCATCAACTCACCTACAACTCTGaacaaagaaatggaaaaaatgacttGTCTTCTAACTGTGATGTAGCTAAGAAATGTTTTGAGCAGCTCATTAAGAAGTCCAAAAATGACGTGCCACTTTTTTTATCAAAGCAGAGATATTCAGATATTCAGGACTATGTAAATAAGGGCATTCATACAGTCATTCATGAGGAGCGTTTAACCACTGCACTCAGAGTAGTATTTGATGCTTCTTCACATGCTTCAGGTTGTCTTTCCTGAAATGACTGCTTAATACAGGCCCTAATCTGAATCCTGACCTACTCAGCATCTTGTTAAAgttcagacagcacagagtgGCATTTATGACTGATGTTACAGAGGCCTTTTTACAGATTTCTATAAGAGAGCAAGACGGGGATGTTTGAAGAAAATATGCATACACAAGACGCTTTAAAAACTCTGAAAGCTAGCTTTTCAGAATTCACCCTTATTCTGGAAATGTCCCCCTTTTGCCCTGTGttactttatttttcacttgAGGCATGTGCTGGTGGATCAGTTCTACAAGCATTTCCTCAAAACTGGGAGCAGGATTGTCTCAGAGCCACCTTTCTGGAGGTGACTTCAACCCTCCCTGAAGGAGAAAATGCTCACTTTTGCCTTcagtttgaatgttttcttttgcttttacttTTCCAGATTTATTTCAGATAAGAACAAGGTGAACCAGTATGATAACAGTAAGAGTGTGGCTGCCTGCTGCTATGCAGAGGACATACATTATTTCAACGAGGGAATTAATACAGAAATAATGAACTTAATGAAagaattaaagctgcattaatcagttTTTGGACACAAGggggcagaaaaacagcaaaacgaGAGCTGACAGATGCACAGCCCCAagcaacagttttttttttttacacacccagcagccacattagcattcattttgaGTTGTGGTTCTGGCCAAATGCAAGTTCAGCTTCAACTCTCCCTCATGATTTGTTCTCCAACAACTTCTGAGAAGAACATCTGGGTTTGTAGtgttaaaggaaaagtcaaaggatcattgggttcatcctctgggtacCATGCATGTCTGTGCAAATGTCTACAGGCCAttcaacagttgttgagatacgTCAATCTGAGTGGACCAACTGACTGACCATCACTGGGCGTCAAACATGCTCTAATCTTGAGTTCATATCCTGGCCCAACAAGGTGTATTCTGTTTCCCTCAAGATGTCAATGCTGATTTGAAGCATGAATGTACCAGTAAAGAcaggaaaatgtgaaatttgtagttctgaaaatgtatttcacgttagcagagaaacacattttcactcactttatACACtttacaaagacacaaaaatcaTTGGACACTATGACCATGTTCAAACAAGTAATATTCTAATACAGGTATCTGTCACTGTACACAACAGATGagtcacattttgtgtttagCATACATAGAGAACACACTGCCGATATTGTTCCTCATACAATGTACGgccatttatttttcagtaacATTCCTCAGTACTAAATTCACTCTACGTTTCCTATTACACCTCCACTATTGTTCAAGTAAGTCCTAAACTTCACACACTTCACCTGCCCCCCTGTGGCTCAGACATGATACAATCCATAGACCTCAACTGTTGCGCTCAGGTCGTACCAAGGAGAACCTGTTGGAGGGGTCCGGGATGAACCACCTCTCCCACAGATCCAAGTGAACAGCAGGGTAGTTCCAGGGTTTAAATGGGCCGTTCCAGTGCAGCAGGCGCGCCTCCTGTAGGAAGCTCTCTGAATAACGGGCATCTGGACTCCAGCCTGGACAACCAGAAAACCCTTTTGAAATCGATCTGAGGGTAGCGCTATAATATTTTAGATTTAGAATTCCACTTGCCATTActtgttattattactgtaaaTTCAGCTGGTGTGCTGTGTGTAGCATATGTTCCCTGTCATGGACCCCTGCAGGCTTAAGGGATGTGCCCACAGATCATAACATCACATATCACTGACCTAACTCActttgttcagttcagttcaaagaTTGTAGGTCTGTCTGGTAGTTTATTAGTGTTTTTTCCTAAGATAAGCAGTTGCTTCGGTGTTCAAAGGCACTTCACTATATACAGCAGTAAGTGAATGCATCACTGTTCACACAGCTCTGATTCTgactgttttcagtttagtAGTACATTCAGTCTGTTGCTAGTGCAAGCTGTCGTTTCAATACAAAACTCGCTTATGCAAACAAGGTTAATAGCTCAGATGTCTATTACTTACCACAGAGATGCTTTCTAATCGGCTGTTAACAAGGAAATAACACACTGTGATTACAGCTGAGGTGACAACAGTGCCGATCATTATTAATTACTAGTTGTAATGAACATCTTTAGGTCCTCGGTGTGCTGTATCCTGCTCGCATGGTGACAACACAGGACTACACAACTGCTACATGTGCATGAAGCTCAGTACCTCAAACACTGCAGATTAGATTTTGGGGCATAGTGTGTCTCATTTGTCTATTATTTGCAGTTTCTGTTTAGTTTAATGACCTAGCTGTCATCTCAGATACCACTGTGCCATTTGGGAGCTAACACTAAAAttcttgcgtgtgtgtgcgtgcgtgcgtgcgtgcgtgcgtgcgtgcgtgcgtgcgtgcgtgtgtgtgtgtgtgcctgtgaacAGGAGTGCTGATCTTACCCAAATGTCTGACATGCCACAGTGGGTCcagttttgtgtatttgtcatGAAACACTATTAGCATGGGTGGAGTTGCCACACCTCCCGCCATGGCACTGCTGTATATGTTGAGcctggtggagaggaggaagaggatttCTGATCAGGCAGATGCTTCAACTGCTCCACAAGCCTACACATATTTGAAATGcagttcaaagtgcttcacattgAGATGACAGACAAATAGCCAGGGAGCATTAGCCACTAGAGACTTTTGCATGAACGAAAAAGTACAATCGTATATCATCAGCATAGCAGTTGAGATTGACATATCGTCATATGAAACAACAGGGAAGCATGTGTTTAAACAGCAGGCGGGCAGGATATCTGTGCCAAGATACTACATTTCATATTTCTCTAACACATAATCCTtaacatgaaaattaaagatcCTTCTTGTCATGTATGTTTGGAGTCTTGTTACCCTTATCGAACCAGAGTTCCAGGTGTAGGAGGTAATTTTCTTCAGAAAACATAGGCTCCTCTTTGGAAACGGGAATCTCCAATTAGAGACTAAGAATTGGAtgtagtttgttgttttgtatgCAAGAATCTATATCATTGTTTTAATACACAGTGGAAAATGGAACATTAAGGTTTCTagaagctgctgctcagtgtgcaCACCTGAAATTCTCCTCCATCCATTTCTCCAGCTGTTTGGTGATCTTCTGTTTCTTCCATTCCCTGATATCTGCCACAAACACTCCCGGGTTGAAAGAGCAGTCTCTGGGGTGGATGCCCAAATTtttaacttcctgtttcctgtagTCCAGGAAGCCCATGTAGGTTGTCTATGGGACGAGCTCAGAGAAGAGGACACCATATTTCAAGTACCAAATCTTTAGAAAAAAGTCATAGTCATGGCAGTATGATTGCACACTCATGCTGAATGATGTAAGGATTATCACTGTGTGCCTTCTGGGTTTGCAATgcttccacacagcagcaggttaatACACAAAATGATGTGataaaagagggaaaaatcCACCTGCATGCCGATGCTGCGCACCATCTCATGGGTGGAGGGCAGGTCACAGTCAGTGgcaaaagcagcagcatgacCTGGCTTCAGTTTGATGTTAAACAGATCCTTGATGTCTCCTGGAAAGCATGAAAAGCCTGTAAGTGGTACAAtacacgcatacatacacatactcTATACCTGTTACAGCACTATTATATGCTATATCATAGCATTCCCTTTGATTTCTGTATAGCTGTATATAGATTACTCTATAGTGTGTGTATAgtacacatactgcacatataCACAACATTATATACTTGGACAATACACATACACCGTATGAACTACTTTTGCATGGATTCTTGCCAACCATGATCACATACGTACCCTGAacgatgacatcatcatctAAGTATATCACCCTCTCATGGCTGATGTCCAGCAGAGGTAAGTAAAAGCGCACAAAGTTGAGCTGCAAAACGAAAGCAAAGTTATTTCACCTCTTTGAATCAGTAACTCTTCATCTGGATTATGGGATGGCACACCTTAGAGCTACATCAGCGCACGTGTGAGGGACAGTATGTATCGACACATGAACAACACCAAACCCAGAACTCACTGGATGTAGCAGATCAGGTCGAGAGGAATCCGGCTTCACCTTTCCTCGTAGAACCATGGGGTTAAATTCCAGTATCTTATACTTGATGCCTTTCAGTTTACTCTTCTCTATGTACTGTCTGGGAGGACGTAAAGAAAGGCAGATAAGGTAAGCAATCATGAAAGGCATCATTTAGGAAATAATACCGTAATGTCAGGTGGACCAAAAAACCTCTCCCACATCTCTCCTCCATATTTAGAACAATTGCAGATTCAATACATTTCCAGCATATGAACACAAAGCGACAAACCTTGTCAGTTTAACTGCATCACGAAGAGTAACAATATAGAAGAACACACTGGCATCTGTGTTGCTATAGACGCTATTGATGGCTGCCATGGTCGCACCTACACGCTCCTCCGATGCGCAGATGATGACAGGGACGACATTATCTGCCTCCGACACCCTTATGACAGGAGCTCGTGCTGCGCTTCCAACACTCTTCCAGTGgtctgagaggaagcagaggggagGTTGAAGGCTGAGATCGTCGTTTGCTGAAACACCTGGATACTGTAGTTTTAACAAATATTACtccagaagaggaaaaaaatgcatttgttggggactattttaaGCGGCGGATTAATCGACATTTGGTGTTCTAGTGAGTATTTAGGGCAGCCGGACAGTATATGAGTGTAAGATAAactacagagtgtgtgttcatggtaatgaaggaacatgtcacccagtgcacAGCGTGGCTCATTGACGTGTTTCTAACAGCtgtggacaacaatggaggtcACACTACTTGTTAGCATTTATTCAATGTTGGTTTTGGACTTTTCATGTGACATTATTATCAGACTCATCCGCTGTGCAGACGTACCTGAGAGTTTGGGCCGGGTGGAGGCTCTGAGCAGTGCACTGTGCAGGAGGAGACACACcatcagcaccagcagcaccaggagGACCCGGTTAACTGAAACACATGGAGAGGAAGgactcagtcagtcagtgtttgtacATGCACACTTCAATCCAGTCAGAGTTCTCTCAGCACGTAAGGTGGAAGCTTCACCAGCAGTcttgctgtttgtcttccaAGTTTAAAAGAATATAGTCTCCACCACAGGACGACATACAATAATATATGAATAATATATTTCTAATATAGTATATACTTGTTTTTATCCATCaaatgcagaaaagcagcaaatgctcacattcaaACTTGGAAGTAGTGACTGTATGActtaaaggagcagtttgacattttgggacttctttgctttcttgctgagaagGTTGATGTCTCGTGTCTGTACGTTAAAGCCGATTAGCTTAGTTTAccgtaaagactggaagcaggcaAAGACAGCCAGCCTAGCTCATTaagaaacagcaacagcatATAACTCCCCAGAAACAAgctgttgttttactgtttgaaCACAGATTAAACAGTTCAGCTAAACTAATTAGTACACTTTAGATGTGCTGAGAGGTGtatttccccctgcttccagtctttgtgcaaaGCTAGGCTAATTGCATCTTGGCTCTAGCTTCACACTTTAtgaacagacatgagactgTTATAGATGTTCTCTCACAGCAAGATCAATTaagtcaaactattcctttaaacaaGTCATGAGCAAAACTGCAgttgattaattttctgctgaGCGACTTGAATTATTTTATCACTAGAAATCAGCATGAAAAGCTGTGTGGGCCGAGTGACTGTTTCACTGTAATGTTTCcttctcacagcagcagaaatacacAGCGTGTTCATCTCTAAAGATTTACTCCTTCCACCTGTCTGGCAGACCGGAGAGAAAGGAAGATCAAATACTCAGCTGCAAACAGTTACAAGCcacttttatcttttttggTGTCTGTTCAGGTGCCATAGCTAATTGTGCACAGTATgcaacctgcagcagcagcttacaTCAAACTATTCAAGGTGCAAAATTTTCAGGGTAATTTCAAGCTTTAAACCCAGGTCTGCAAGGTTTTAGCTCACAGCTTCTCGCATTATGACACACGCATCATTTTTGTTAa contains:
- the glt8d2 gene encoding glycosyltransferase 8 domain-containing protein 2 → MALLRKINRVLLVLLVLMVCLLLHSALLRASTRPKLSDHWKSVGSAARAPVIRVSEADNVVPVIICASEERVGATMAAINSVYSNTDASVFFYIVTLRDAVKLTRQYIEKSKLKGIKYKILEFNPMVLRGKVKPDSSRPDLLHPLNFVRFYLPLLDISHERVIYLDDDVIVQGDIKDLFNIKLKPGHAAAFATDCDLPSTHEMVRSIGMQTTYMGFLDYRKQEVKNLGIHPRDCSFNPGVFVADIREWKKQKITKQLEKWMEENFRLNIYSSAMAGGVATPPMLIVFHDKYTKLDPLWHVRHLGWSPDARYSESFLQEARLLHWNGPFKPWNYPAVHLDLWERWFIPDPSNRFSLVRPERNS